acttgatcattaccattgcatttgatcttgtagacctatttgtttccaatggccttccttccttgtggtaattgaacaatatcccatattttatttttataaagagcttcaatttcttcttgcattgttGTCATCcatagagatgattcttggcctttcatagcctcgtgaaaagttgaaggctctccatcttctgttaatagacagtatgcaatattgctctccatagaataatttgaatgccaagctggttctcttctctccctagttgaccgtcgaacttgtggagttttgaTCTCAGATTGCTCTTATACTTCGTGCTCTGGGTTGCTTCAGAAGAAAATGgaacttattttctttcttcaacttcaactgtagtagtctctgatattttttttgaagtgtttccttcttttgcttgtatcttgttttcaataaatacaacatccctgttgattaccaccttgtgggttgtgggatcccacaagcgataccccttgactccatcagcataccctaagaaaatgcattccctagatttcggatccaactttgatttttcttaggtgttgtacataacataagcaagacttccgaatatatgtaagcgacaataatcagctggttttcctgtccacatctccattggcgttttcagatcaattgcggttgatggtgaccgattgatcacataataggcggttttgactgcttctgcccagaattgtttttccaaccctgcagttgccaacatagctcttgtctattccaacaaggttctgttcatccactctgctactccattttgttgtagagtatatgccaccgtgaactacCTTTTAATATCTTCTTATTTAaagaaattatcaaattcatcaccagtatattctcctccattatctgtcctcaaataCTTGATCTGTTTCTCAGATTTAAGTTCTACCTgcgctttgaactctttgaaaactagaaaaacatttgcctttctcttgattggatacacccaacttctcctggagtaattatcgataaatgacacaaaatattttgctcctcctagggactccaGCGGTgtttgccagacatcagagtggaccagatctaatatttccttgattttagcagaggaactacTGAACTTCAGTCTGTGTtacttactggtaacacaatgctcacaaaagggtagtgaaacctttttgagctcTGAAAGAAGATTTTTGTcaacaagaatcttcaaacctcattccgacatatggccaagtttacgatgtcatattattattgattcttcaaatgaacttgctgacgcggttgatgcttttCCTtgttggtgtgtttcacctttaagcacatatagatttgcagcaagtttttctactttcatcactacaagctctcctttggatatttttatgactccaccatgagtcttatatgaacatccattatcatctaattgtcccaaagacaatagattctttctcaagtcttttacatgtcgtacctcctggatggtgtgtatcgtgccatcatacatctttattttgatggacccaataccaataacatccaaagcatgatcgtcttCTATGAACACAGTCCCTCCTGAGATagaattatattgatggaaccattctcttcgggaagtcatgtgccatgttgctcctgtatCCATGATTCAGACATCAGTaaaacgttttctgccttcattatttgatattgcttcactacataaaatatctccATCATCCAGGGTacttgcaacattcccttgagcatttgatggctcagggtgttcactcttcttcttgaatcgacaatctttcttgaagtgtcctttcttgccacagttgtaacacttgatattctttttacttcttgattgagatctaccatgattgtgactcccactggggccactTTCCGTTAGTCtttctctcaccatcatcaaagcttcagcttgctgcgaacttgcatgtttgtcttccttatttttgcgccgattttctttttctaagacaacggctgcaatttcatcaaaaattagactgtctgtattgttcgttaGGTTGacgatgagttgatcatacgagtcagacaGACTTTGAAATAGAAGCTCCGCATATTCAGTCCCTTCTATTTTGCAAttcattgttgtaagttgcgaaaatagcgtattcaaagtattgatgtatTCAGTAACTAACATGGACTCTGTCATTCGAAGAGTGTACAAtctttttttaagaagattttattatgcaaagactttgACTCATATAATCttgtaagagtatcccatatttccttcgttGTCCgtttttcagccacactagacaacacatgatcagctagtgccaagtatAGATCAGCAACTTagttgctgtctatgtcattccacttgaTGTCATCAGGtgggtctgccttcaattgcagctaagcaattgttcTTTCTCATTATTgctcttattttcattttccccaatgagaaattagtctcattgaatttctcaacatTAAACTTTATTGTACtagacattgttatttgctttacacccttctagatcatttctgaatatttttgcgaataatcgtgacaaactgtactgtcaccgaaatttactattcacataAATAGTAGTTTTTaccgaattttactatttaCGAAAATTTAATATTCACAGATAGTACAttcgcataaaacagacagaataaccgagggctctgatactacttttgggggaaggaagcaccacaactcaagtttgatatgataataaataatgaaaataaattggacacgagagtTTTACatggaaacccctcaaacagatagaagAAAAAACCATGGGGTAGAAGGATTtcaatataataatatgggagtacactgctctcaagtataaggagaaaacaacaataaacacttcactcttataaaatgaacaactactaaagaggacactcaagactacaatatttatcttggtgtataactctttttgtatttttactctcacttttttgaatgaaataaatgagggcacgaggccctctatttataggaggatgaaAACGCGTAGAAAATTTATGCATTAATTTTCTACGCATTTTGTCAAAGTTCTATGCGTAATTTCTATCAACTTTTGCTTCTGTCAacttttgttttttcaaaagttgttgcatttttctttctttttgcttTTTACTTTTTGACTTCTTGCAGTATAGGGGAATTGGAACAGTCGCTCCTGATATTCaaacaataaaaagaaaaaggtaaTAACAAGATTGATCCAATTATGAAATCCACTTAGCGATCTTACTTGAATGAACAGCTGAAATTTCAGTTACGTTTTGTGATCTTCCAAGGTGGTCAAGACACACTAGTTAATGGTTGGTCCTTGATAATACTAGTTATTTCTTCATTGATATGATTTGCTAATAGGCTGGCTTACACCCTTACTTTGATTGTGATGGACTAGTACGGTAGTATCTAACTAATATACTGGTTTTGCTGATATATTTTTTCAGGATTCTCACATTCAGCATTTAATTTTGGATATGAGGCAGGGATCAATAATAGCACAATGGATGGAAATCTAGTTCCTCCTTGTGCTCTTGTTACCTTTGTGCAAAAGGGTATTCAGTATCTTGAACTAGAAACAAATTTGAGCAATGTAATGCAAACATTTTGATAATCTGATTTTTTATATCTGAAGTTAATCTCTTTTGATAACTCTAAACTAACCAATATTAACTAAGGAACGCAGGATAATACCGATATGGATGAAGACTTCCTGTTTCTTGAACCTTTGGATCTCATTTCAAAGAATGTATATGAGCtgcaaaatataataaaagagaagaaagaaaagtttCAGAGAGATAAACATAGGAAGAAGGATAAGATGAATGCTGACCATGAGAGGGACCACGGACGAGAACCTGCAAGAGAAAGGGAGAAGgagaaacaaaagaagaaaagagagcaTGAACGTTATATAGAAAGGAGTGAAAAGAACAAGGAGAAACAAAAGCGCAATAACAAAGAAAAACCACACGAGGATATTATGGATTCAAAACGGAGTGGAGAAAAAGAGGCTTCCAGACATGAGGAAAAGGGAAAAGCCGGAGGTAATACATTCCAATTGCAACTAATTTGCTACTCGTATGAGCATGAGAAATGCAGGTTTTTTTATCATGCAGCTGATACATCTACACATTTCTTCGGTGGTCTTATGGCACTAAGTTTTGCTTTTGTTGCAAGATAGATTTGAAGCCTATGGATAACTGCACAGTCTCAACCACTTTGCCATGTGAAATTCCTAGTTCTGATGTAATGGTTTTGGAAGGACATACGTCTAAGGTTTGACTGCATGTCTATAAAGTTCTTCTAGTCCTCCATGATTCGATATATATCTtttcccatttttatttattaacttacaattttttcttcttcctaaACTCATGCCAGGTTTTTGTCTGTGCTTGGAGTCCAGAACGGTCACTTCTTGCATCTGGGTGAGCAGTAGTaccatttctttcttttttgttctcTACTATGAATCAACTCATGTTCATAGTCATACTTCTGTTTCTAATTCTCTTGCGATTTTACAACTTTGGAAATAATCATCATAAGCACCGGAATTTTACGAAGGATCATCTCTCTTATAGCTAACCCATGTGGGATATCAATTTAGGTCTGGAGACTCTACTGCTAGAATTTGGACTATTGGAGATGGTCCATGTAATTCTACTATCCAAAGGAGGCCTCCAAATGTTTTGGCTTTGAAGCATTTGGAAAGTCAAGCAACTGAGAAACACAAGGGTGTTATGACACTTGATTGGAATGTGAGTCTTCTACAGCCTGTTTTGGGCTGACTTTCGTTGATATATACTTTTTTGGTGGACACACTGAAATTAGACTGCATTGTTTGTGGTTACCAATTTGATTTTGTTGTTAGTATTCAATCTTGTATTTATGACTTTTTCTTGCGCAGAGCGAGGGTAAACTGCTTGCGACTGGTTCTTACGATGGCCAAGTCAGAATCTGGAACCTATCTGGTAAGGGGCATAAAGGAAAAACTTGTTTTGAATATTGAATGTATAAATTGGCCATGGAGAAGTATGGTTCCGAAAATGTTTTCGCAAGTTTGTTCTTTGgattatttttcataatatgCCACCACTTTTCATCTCTTGTTTATCTGATTGAAACTAAAAGGCACCAAGAAACAATCCATATTCCTGTTGGGAAATCTATTAGCTTTTTGCTATAGAGAATCAGATGACCCATGAGATAACTGTACTCAACAGCATTTAACCGATGTTTCCAGTTGTCTTTCTTTATCTTCCTCTCTAACTTTTGTATTTTACCCTATCGAAACAATTCAAGAATGTTTAATCCTTCCCATTGTTTTCCATATAATGTCTTCGCTTTATCCTTTTCATTAATTGGCAAGTTATTCAGTCTTGCAGTTGTTCAAGTACTCATGTTGTCCTCGTGTCATCAAACTGTTTGTTTTTTCAATCATGTAACATATGTTTAGGTTTCTTGGTATTTACTGTTCATGGCGCATTTATCATCTTATAATGTGATGTCTGGTTTTCTCTTACTGATATCCATGACCAATCCTATAACTGACTTTTCATCCAGGGAAGTTAGTTAGTACTCTTTCCAAACATAAAGGGCCAATCTTCTCTTTGAAGTGGAACAAGGAAGGTGATCATCTCCTTAGCGGTAGTGTTGATAGAACTGCCATTGTTTGGAATGTGAACTCTAGCGAATGGAAGCAGCACTTTGAATTTCCTTCAGGTGTTTTGTTGCCCTTGTTCTGTCTTAATTTTGCTTTATATTTTACCTGATAACTTGGCAAGGataattttgttttgttttgcaTATTTCTCACTGTAGTTATACAACCCCATTCAGGTCCGACGCTTGATGTTGATTGGCAAAACAATGATTCTTTTGCGGTCAGCTCCGCTGATAAAATGATTTACATTTGTAAAGTTGGGGATAATACACCAGTCAAAACATTCTCAGGACATCAGGTGTGGTGTCCAATTGTTGCATTTAGTGGGAAAATCCTTTAATAAAAATTTTGTTTCTATTGGATGGTTGAAGCTTATCAAGAACATTAAATTGGATCAGTGTacattttctctttcaaataaTCATGTTTTTCCTTTCTCGTTTGGTTTTTATGAACTTTTCCATATGAAACCGTCTGTGCAAAGTGCAAACTTAATTACCCTTTATCTCTTTGATGTATGTGCGCTGATTATATTGTCATTTCAAAATAATCTCACTGTTAATCATGCTTTTACTTAATTACCCTTTGTGAATATTCTTAAAGGGTTGTTGACTTCGCCATTGCAGAATCGAGTCAATGCTATCAAGTGGGATCCCTCAGGTTCCTTGCTGGCTTCATGCTCTGATGATTCCACAGTTAAggtaattcctattttgtcctTCTGTAACAAATGGTGCGCAGTTAAGGTAATTCCACAGTTAAAATTTGCTTTTTACTGTCTTCTAAGCACCCTTGAATATTTATTTAGGTTCTGAATTTATGTAAGTTGTGTTAATGCCTCTTTTTGTCTATTTCTTCTGATCATTCCTTGCCATATTTTATCTTATCAGAAAGTCccttatttatatatttgttatgAAATATTGGAACTAGCAAATGTTGCTCCAAAAGCAAGATCAACTTAAATCGTGGTGTGTGGGTTAGGTGCATGTCACATTTTGAACTGTGCTGTAGAATAAGCTTGGGAGATTAGAGAAACAATAGTGCCTAGGGAGTAGACAAATTACAGAAATCAAGATTAGAGAAAGTTGAATTTTAGCTTCACCTTTTCCTTCGCTAGGACTTTGTCAATAATTCTCTCAGTAATTCATTGTTTCTGTGCAGATATGGAGTATGAAACAGGATGTCTGCTTGCATGATTTCAGAGAACATCGCAAAGTATAATCTTAAagtcttctatttttttttctttctttttctttgacaTCTTTGGTGATTCATTTAATCAAATCGGACATCAGCTGCTGACTATTATGTTTTTTTAGGAGATATATACCATCAAATGGAGTCCAACTGGCGCTGGTACAAACAATCCGAATCAACAGTTGTTGTTGGCAAGGTATTCTATCTATTGCGACCAGTCATGTTTACAGTATTCTGTCTATCGTTCTCGATTATATATTGCATATCTGTTCGGTTAAATTAGATTTATTCATGCCTTCTGTTTGGTTAGATTAGAATTATGCATGTTAAAACACTTCACGTACATTCATATCTGTTCCTCACCTGACTGATTTGCCTTCCACTGGGCCAAAGTTTAGGCAGAtaggaagaaatcacctaaagTTTTTTGTCCTTTTTTGGATTTAAACTCTAGTCTCCGTTATCTTCACTCACATCATTGCTCACTAGTTTACAGCCTTTGGTGCATTTGGGCTGACTTAACTCTGAAGTTTTTTCTGGTACACTATAGTCAAAGGCGCGCTTAAAGCCCCAAAAGTTGAGTTTCAAAATTTGGAATGATTGCAATCTGGCTCGTAATCCCCTTGCTTGCGAGTAAAATGATCAAGAGAGATACTGTTTCACTTTAATCGTCCAGCAAATGGGATTTTGGTGTGCGCTGCCTCCAAAAAGAGATATTATGTATTGCACCTAACCATTTAGTTCTTTGAGCTTATTGGTTTTGTTTTATTGTCTATCTGTGTAGTGGTTCATTTGACTCTACCGTGAAGCTATGGGATGTTGAACTAGGGTGTCTTCTTCACAGCTTGAACGGTCACAGGTAATGGATGTATACTCATTATGTCTACTTGGAACAGACACGGGGTATACTAAGGCACTCTTAATAAAAATTACACCTTTTAACTATCAAATATAGGTTCAAGTATTATGCGGTTTGTTTACTCGTACTCAATTGAAATATCGATACCTATATACCTATTCCTTTTATTTGGATGGGGATGTGAGAAGAGGGGAGAGACTGGAGTGAGAATGAGTAAACTGTGGATCAAATCTTTGTATAGTTCttgttgaatatttttgtttttttactgAGTAGGTTCTCTTCCATTTTGAATCCAGGGAAGATGTTTACTCTATTGCATTTAGTCCGAACGGTGAATACTTGGCAAGTGGGTCATTGGATAAATGCATGAATATATGGTCAGTGAAAGAGGCCAAGATTGTAAAAACTTACAATGGCGATGGCGATATTTTTGAAGTGTGTTGGAACAAGGAAGGCAACAAGGTTGCAGCATGTTTTGCAAACAACAAGGTTTGTGTGTTTGATATTCGATTGTAGAGGTTGAGGAATAGCTTCAAAAGGACTTGGGAACACAGAGGCAGGAATTTCACAATTCAAGAAACTCTACCTTCTAGAAATGCAGATTATAGATAAGGTTTTTTTGGTTTGTCATCTGGTGTCCGATTTATTCATATTGTGGCCCGGCTAAATCATTTTGTTGTGGTACTGCTGGTATAGTTGTTCCTgctcttcttcttttgttgatTGTGAGGAAATTGACATGGCTGTGAAGTCACATTGTCAATTCCTTGCTTGAAATTGAGCCTAAAAATCTAAGAGATTGTTTGGTTTGCAAACAAGTTATATTGGATTATAGCGTGGGAATTATAATACAGGGATTTAAAATATCTTGCTTtagtttctttttgtttttaatatatatacatactacGTAAATTATCCGCGCTTCGCGCGGTGGTGAACTACCTCATTAAGCTTATGTATGATCAttagataatatcattttccAATTGATTCGTACACCAATGAAACTTGTCATCAGTTTCTCAATGTTTGTccaattaattacaacattttTTCTATGTATACGAGGAATTAAAAGGGATATAAAAGATAGAGAGTTTATATTTCGATGCTTATACCAAATTCCCGAAAAAACTTTATCCCAATAGTGAAAAATTTCACGAAAATCATAAAGTGATATTGAGGTTTTTTGTTGTTCAAAAGATATGGGAGTCATAGAGGAAACCCTAAGTATAAGAAAGAAGTATAAGGAAGCCTCCATGAATAGTTGATGCAACATAACTAAAACAATTATCTAACTTTGCGAAAATTATAAAGAACATTTAAACGTGTAAAAGCCTATTGCATAAAAATGAattgatttttatattttcaataaagagAATCTTGCTTTGGGAATAAGAAATATGAATAATTCAACCGAGTGTAAGATCAAATATTAAACATCCCATTCAAATGAAATTTTTGTATCTCTAAATTCATGTAAATAACACATTCTTTTGATATGGTTTTTACAAGTTTAAATCTCTATAAATGCATACTCCCCAACATAGTTTGAATAAGGCCACCAATACACAGTCTATCTATATAGTATTAAACGCACATTCATTTTAGAGTCTCCATGCCATTTTCGGCAAAGCAGGGACCATTTTACATAATTGTAGTGTGATGCCACTGAATTTTTAAAGTCTTGCAATCCATTAGATAATGTGCATATCCTTTTCTGTAAGCAAGTTCCATTGAGGTTAAGAAGTGCTTCCACAAAACGATAGCTTGATCATAAATGTTAAGAGGGAGTCCACGTGGGCTCGTTTAAGAGGGTTCATGCAAAGAAAACAATGACTAAATTAGAAACAGGTACGATGAAATCAATGGCAATTTTGACAACCCCAAAATAGTCATATCGGTACCACTTCACTTATAGTTCAGTTCATGAGACAAACTTGGTTCAACAGAGGAATAAACACataaatgatatattttatagGTAAATAACTATGCAAACATGAAACAGAATAGTCGAAGAAGGGGCAAAGTCACGAATCTGAACATAGTTAAAACACGAAAACTCCTAGACAAGCGGACATTATAAATGTGCGAACAAAACAACAACTAAGAATTGGGGGCATTTTGAGATTCAAACCCAAGGTGTACTAACGTGCTTTTAAGGACCCAAAGGAAACTTGTCAAAAGCTAATTTCTCTGATAATCAAATGAAAAAAGAACAGAAGCGAAATATGACTCATCCTTTATATCGTTATTACACACAAATTCAATCTTAGCAGATCATATTACTCATCCTTTTGTCCCATTTGAATACATTTAAGAAAAAATGCATAAGCTAATACATGATCCAACAACACAGAGTCAAATTTGCAATTATCTTATAACAAAGAAGGAGTTCAGTCGTATATTAATGAACAACAAAGACAAAAGATTATTGAGCTTAAATCTACTGATCAACAGGATTCATAAGTTCATAATTACTTATGCATAAAATTTGAACCTTAGGTTAAATACATCAGCAACGAAATTGAAACTCTAAAGCAAAATATCTTAACTAAACAGAGAAACAAATCATTCTACAGCGGAAAATAACAGAGAGATAAAAAACACAAAGGAGAACGATGATTACCATTTTAGGAGCAGCGAGCCTGGGAGCGACGAATTGTTGGAGCTTTCCACTGACTCCGACTTCGATTTCACTGGACCACTTGTCCTACAAAAAGGAAAATGAGAAACCCATCTTAAACAAATGCAAGTTGGCATTTTTTTACGATATTACACActcatttttcatttaaaattgtCAATTGTACTACAGAAAAACCACCCACATTAAATACACATGAAACCAAACACCAACTAAACTTGAAGAATTTGTATCTTGGATATTTCTGGCAAACAGAGTTTGCTTCTCCTctatttgtttcttcttttcctcAGTGGCCGCTGCATTTGACAACGTGAAAGTTTGAGAGAAGCACTCCTCATTgtgtatttttttctattttgacGCTCTGAAGCGGCCCTTTCGGAGGCATCAATTATTCCTATTTTGAAGCGTTGTATTTTGGAAGAAAGAATGACTTGAACTCACATATAGTAATGGAGTTTGTAAGAATAGTCACTGGTtatgtcatgccccgggagggtaccttagacgtggccggcactcaaaaaccattgctggccttcaagcgaaccacttggtccaatcacacttccattcagtcacattctattagcggaagactcaactcacaagaatactattcataattaagGCCATAGGCCAACcacatatccaatcaacaactagtaagaataaaactagtcaaaatgaataattcaacatcatccacactctagtctatgaagcctctatcaacaatccaagaggtgccgatgacaggttcatggctatcacaaatcaaaataaaggaaaacaaactcaaagttgaaaagataactgcggtatcctccggaaacagggaggactcaccaactagctggaagtaaATAGATCGTCAACGATttgtcggttgatgatctctagtacctgtctctgcattatgaaatgatgcaggccaaatggcgttagtacgtggaatgtacgagtatgtaaaatggccgaatgaaacaagcatcaaggtagaatcaaatcaactcggaatctcaactcagaagaaggaacaactcaatcaagatgtcctgagtctaaacaagaatatatgatttagacaagaccaatcacatacaattcaacccaattcATCCcgatctgactcagagtacttatcaagacctatatgggagtttctcttatccgacaactatcacttatgagccagtaatagtacaacaagctgacgttgttgccacgtccattcataccttgccagggtatgaacgaatcaaccaataaTGGATCCATAActaatcaagtcctattatgtcaggacaataatttgggaaatattcgactttaacggtccaatcccctcctatgtttggcgacgtagttattggattcgagttattaattactcttacccaattcggtgctcgttactcctctcaagactcaatgctcataaaactctatccagtcaactcaatctaatcatatcgacaagtctcatttgaatccttgtcaattcatcaattttatcacaatcaacatctcaaccaatcatattatccaatcaatcacaatcacatttttcaagagtagtttagatatgcatttatgacaacatttaatcctatccaatcattccttcGTTCACTTCACCAATCCTTTagggactcatcaagactccaatactataaatcaacaattcaagatactcaaaatatttaagtttttaacaaaaatatgtttaacaactcatatcaatcaccTTCTAGACATAAAAAacatgtataacaactcatgttaatcaactcatatcaacatcaagcatttatcaatttctcgacttatcaatatcaacataacaaaaattgagttaatagatgaaaaacaaactcataaggatataaatctatcaagaaaatccattcttatgaacattcaatctcaaagaagatgtagggcacatgggtggattcaacccatgttttgagtagccttacataccttagtgtaaattttgaagaaaccttgatattaggtcttcaatgagaagcttgaatccttgaatgtTTTAGggaaaatcttgttggagatgaatTGAGAGGGAGGAGGGTGAAggttagggttctttggaggtgaaaatATGCAGAATTTGACCCCAAAAATGTTCCAAGTTTGTGTATAAATATTTGgggaaaatgtccaagttgcccttcatcaaaaatctggaaaacggGCTAAAAATACCCTACAGGAGTGATAGTGGCGTGTTGCGCCAAGGgataaactactgaggctagtttctggcgctatagtggcgtcgaGTGCCACTGGagccccaggcctgaaatttctgCAGTGATATTCTACAgcaaaatggtcataacttttaacTCTGAACTCtaaaaaatgcaatcttagtggcattggaaagaagactcaaagaacgttaatttgataggttatgagATATCcaatttattatattctaggagatatggtcattttaagttgacccttatatgaacttaTTCAGAAACTTAGCCGAGAGGAATTTTTTGGACTTGGCTCGGTTTTAGGGAtccccttatgaccctaaatcacatataatacactttaaatacttaataattgatcctaactcatatatacaatttgaagtcttcgagttcaagcatatacgcatacgaagaatggttcgaatcttagcgtagaaattttttaggtgttatAGATTAATAATTTAGGGAAGTACAGGGACAAAGGAGTGATtgaggaagaaaaaagaaaaatattagtcAAGGAATAATGTCATTGCCGAAGCGACGTTTGTCTCGTACGATCCATGGAGACTTCCTTGAAAGGGGTTCTGACAGTTATTTCTAGGGGCATTCCAAATAATTTCCCATTTTGGGCTATTTCCTAATGCCTATAACTACCCACACTCCTCAAATTCTCTTCATTCCCTCTCAAGCTCTCCCActcaaaaatcttctctctagaattctctcccAAAGTTGTCTTCTTAT
This Solanum dulcamara chromosome 1, daSolDulc1.2, whole genome shotgun sequence DNA region includes the following protein-coding sequences:
- the LOC129894114 gene encoding WD40 repeat-containing protein HOS15-like, which produces MNQRSYLNEQLKFQLRFVIFQGGQDTLVNGFSHSAFNFGYEAGINNSTMDGNLVPPCALVTFVQKGIQYLELETNLSNDNTDMDEDFLFLEPLDLISKNVYELQNIIKEKKEKFQRDKHRKKDKMNADHERDHGREPAREREKEKQKKKREHERYIERSEKNKEKQKRNNKEKPHEDIMDSKRSGEKEASRHEEKGKAGDLKPMDNCTVSTTLPCEIPSSDVMVLEGHTSKVFVCAWSPERSLLASGSGDSTARIWTIGDGPCNSTIQRRPPNVLALKHLESQATEKHKGVMTLDWNSEGKLLATGSYDGQVRIWNLSGKLVSTLSKHKGPIFSLKWNKEGDHLLSGSVDRTAIVWNVNSSEWKQHFEFPSGPTLDVDWQNNDSFAVSSADKMIYICKVGDNTPVKTFSGHQNRVNAIKWDPSGSLLASCSDDSTVKIWSMKQDVCLHDFREHRKEIYTIKWSPTGAGTNNPNQQLLLASGSFDSTVKLWDVELGCLLHSLNGHREDVYSIAFSPNGEYLASGSLDKCMNIWSVKEAKIVKTYNGDGDIFEVCWNKEGNKVAACFANNKVCVFDIRL